A genomic stretch from Bacteroidales bacterium includes:
- a CDS encoding transposase encodes AKEIFRIHPEVNQILWGGNFWTSGYYANTVGQYGNEEVIKKYLREQGKGKEYKQLYRGQLKLFDV; translated from the coding sequence TGGCAAAGGAAATTTTCAGAATACATCCAGAAGTAAATCAAATATTGTGGGGAGGAAATTTTTGGACAAGTGGATATTATGCAAATACTGTAGGGCAGTATGGGAATGAGGAAGTAATAAAAAAATATTTGCGAGAACAAGGAAAGGGAAAGGAATATAAACAATTATATCGTGGGCAATTAAAACTGTTTGATGTTTAG